A genomic window from Sulfurimonas paralvinellae includes:
- the flhB gene encoding flagellar biosynthesis protein FlhB has protein sequence MADDAEKTEEPTPKKIEDARKEGNVPKSQDASGTITLFVAILAFLMLFPFMAKHMILLFHYYFSLIGSELDRASMMDIAIVTIREFLLMVLPIAAAVAVAGIIAAFAQFGFLFTSKAIMPDIKKIDPIKGMKNLFSLKKLIEGIKITFKSFTTLGVGFIFFFYFIIELPTVALFGLHDQMMWLKDKMLIIAFVMLLIIFLFAVIDVIIVRKQYFDGLKMSKQEIKDEMKNMEGDPLVKSKIRQIQMEASRKRMMAEVPNADVVITNPTHYAVAVKYDAETSHAPIVIAKGMDHVAQKIKEIARENHVHIVQNPPLTRSLYNEVDVDKPIPEALFAAVAEVLAYVYKMNKK, from the coding sequence ATGGCTGACGACGCTGAAAAAACAGAAGAACCCACCCCCAAGAAGATAGAAGATGCCCGAAAAGAAGGCAATGTTCCAAAATCGCAGGATGCATCGGGAACAATCACTCTTTTTGTAGCAATTTTGGCATTTTTAATGCTCTTTCCTTTTATGGCAAAACATATGATTTTGCTGTTTCATTACTACTTTTCTCTTATTGGTTCTGAACTCGACAGGGCTTCAATGATGGATATAGCCATTGTCACAATTAGGGAATTTTTGCTGATGGTGCTGCCGATTGCTGCTGCTGTTGCGGTTGCCGGTATTATTGCCGCTTTTGCACAATTTGGTTTTTTGTTTACCAGCAAGGCAATTATGCCGGATATTAAAAAGATCGATCCTATCAAAGGGATGAAAAATCTCTTTTCTCTGAAAAAACTTATTGAAGGTATCAAAATTACCTTTAAATCATTTACGACTCTGGGTGTTGGTTTTATCTTCTTTTTCTACTTTATCATAGAATTGCCGACGGTTGCTCTTTTTGGTCTGCATGATCAGATGATGTGGTTGAAAGACAAGATGCTTATCATCGCTTTTGTTATGCTGTTGATTATCTTTCTTTTTGCCGTCATCGATGTCATTATTGTTAGAAAACAGTATTTTGACGGTCTTAAGATGTCCAAACAAGAGATAAAGGATGAAATGAAGAACATGGAAGGAGATCCGCTTGTGAAGTCAAAGATTCGTCAGATACAGATGGAAGCCTCACGCAAGCGGATGATGGCAGAAGTACCCAATGCCGATGTTGTCATTACCAATCCTACCCATTATGCCGTTGCTGTGAAGTATGATGCCGAAACATCACATGCGCCGATAGTTATAGCAAAAGGGATGGATCATGTTGCTCAAAAGATAAAAGAGATAGCACGTGAGAATCATGTCCATATCGTTCAAAATCCACCGCTTACACGTTCACTCTACAATGAAGTCGATGTTGACAAGCCAATCCCCGAAGCTCTTTTTGCAGCGGTAGCCGAAGTGCTTGCCTATGTTTACAAAATGAATAAGAAATAA
- a CDS encoding DHH family phosphoesterase produces the protein MSNLIPDKKQIEASKHILIKSDKESLAQASVLYSYCLSLHKKVSLYAPEIERRFSFLPWIDKRRSNRADSADLEIDSSIEIMDLYDFMQMSDVKINAKMATALYAGLLQRYENFLSDAMDGTIFAVLAQLITLGADHQKCVENIVYSEPLSKIRLKAILYKNLLLKENAKVAHVSFCDEDLHASGASLEDVCEAAREFLHIVHIREVHIVKSDENNKIIKIVKDV, from the coding sequence TTGAGCAATTTGATACCGGATAAGAAACAGATAGAAGCGTCAAAACATATTCTTATAAAAAGTGATAAAGAGAGCCTCGCTCAGGCAAGTGTTCTCTACTCTTACTGTTTGTCACTGCATAAAAAAGTATCTCTTTATGCACCTGAGATAGAGAGAAGATTCTCTTTTTTGCCATGGATAGATAAAAGACGCTCAAATAGAGCTGATTCTGCAGATCTGGAGATAGATTCCAGCATTGAAATTATGGATTTGTATGACTTTATGCAGATGAGTGATGTCAAGATCAATGCCAAGATGGCAACAGCGCTCTATGCAGGCTTATTACAGCGATATGAAAATTTTCTAAGTGATGCAATGGATGGTACAATTTTTGCTGTGCTTGCACAATTGATAACATTGGGTGCTGATCATCAAAAATGTGTAGAGAATATAGTCTACAGTGAGCCTTTAAGCAAAATTCGTCTAAAGGCAATACTGTATAAAAATCTTCTTTTAAAAGAAAATGCAAAAGTGGCGCATGTAAGTTTTTGTGATGAAGATCTGCATGCAAGTGGCGCTTCTTTGGAAGATGTTTGTGAAGCTGCGAGAGAATTTTTGCATATAGTGCATATAAGAGAAGTGCATATTGTTAAAAGTGATGAAAATAATAAAATAATAAAAATAGTTAAGGATGTTTGA
- a CDS encoding M23 family metallopeptidase has translation MRRRKNNSSFGVLFVLVLIIAAGLYVYFSATFERKAPSIVLQNSSGFWNLKKPLKLTIKDDSGVQAYKIVMHTQDGDKTLQYEKLLNPQKEVDLEIAPPRGAYTMKDKEIKLIVEAQDTSKWNFLKGNLAQQAFKLKIDKKRPSVSIVGNSYKISKGGSALVVFKVDDENLEDLYILSNHNKHFKAEPFYKEGYYIALLAWPVKDSGFKATVVATDAAGNVGKAYVPLYLKNKDYRLSKITISDKFLNGKIAELADQFEETQGVDNKLEQFKIINEDIRAKNEKLIHKITSKVPEEMIENFKMKKLYPLKNGQVVAYFGDHRKYYYKGKFISEAYHLGLDMASHAMAPIVTQNGGEVVFADYNGLYGNNLILSHGLGLYTLYGHCSSFDVNVGEDVGPNTKIASTGKTGYAMGDHLHFGVLVQGIEVRPQEWMDKQWIKLNISDIIKNAKKIIDEQ, from the coding sequence TTGAGAAGAAGAAAAAATAACTCTTCATTTGGTGTATTGTTTGTACTTGTACTGATTATAGCAGCAGGGCTTTATGTCTATTTTTCGGCAACGTTTGAGAGAAAAGCGCCAAGTATTGTATTGCAAAATTCCAGTGGATTTTGGAATTTAAAAAAGCCGTTGAAACTTACCATAAAGGATGACAGCGGCGTTCAAGCTTATAAAATCGTTATGCATACACAAGACGGTGATAAAACACTGCAGTATGAAAAGCTTTTAAATCCTCAAAAAGAGGTTGACTTGGAAATTGCTCCTCCAAGAGGCGCTTACACAATGAAAGATAAAGAGATAAAGCTGATTGTTGAAGCACAAGATACCAGTAAATGGAACTTTTTAAAAGGGAATCTTGCACAGCAGGCTTTTAAGCTTAAAATCGATAAAAAAAGACCAAGTGTGAGTATCGTCGGAAATTCTTATAAAATTTCTAAAGGCGGATCGGCACTTGTTGTTTTTAAAGTAGATGATGAGAACCTTGAGGACCTTTATATCCTTTCAAATCACAACAAACATTTTAAGGCAGAACCTTTTTACAAAGAAGGATACTATATTGCACTTCTGGCATGGCCGGTTAAAGACAGTGGTTTTAAAGCAACAGTTGTGGCAACGGATGCAGCGGGTAATGTGGGCAAGGCTTATGTGCCGCTTTATCTTAAAAATAAAGATTACAGACTCTCAAAAATCACGATCTCAGATAAGTTCTTAAACGGAAAGATCGCAGAACTTGCAGATCAGTTCGAAGAGACACAGGGTGTTGACAATAAACTTGAGCAGTTTAAAATAATCAATGAAGATATACGTGCCAAAAATGAGAAACTCATTCATAAGATAACTTCCAAAGTTCCTGAGGAGATGATTGAAAATTTTAAAATGAAAAAGCTCTATCCATTGAAAAATGGACAGGTTGTGGCTTATTTTGGTGATCACAGAAAGTATTACTATAAAGGTAAATTCATCTCTGAAGCGTATCATTTAGGTTTGGATATGGCATCTCACGCAATGGCTCCTATTGTCACGCAAAATGGGGGAGAAGTTGTTTTTGCTGATTATAACGGACTTTACGGAAATAATCTTATTCTCTCTCACGGTCTTGGACTCTACACGCTCTATGGGCACTGTTCAAGTTTTGATGTGAATGTCGGAGAAGATGTAGGGCCAAATACAAAAATTGCAAGTACCGGAAAAACAGGTTATGCAATGGGAGATCACCTGCATTTTGGTGTTTTGGTACAGGGCATAGAAGTTCGTCCTCAAGAGTGGATGGATAAACAGTGGATAAAACTTAATATTAGTGATATAATTAAGAACGCTAAAAAGATTATTGACGAACAATAG
- the lpxC gene encoding UDP-3-O-acyl-N-acetylglucosamine deacetylase, producing MYQTTIQKSAELVGIGLHKGSPVKLRIEPLEANSGIVFYRSDVDVAIPLKPENVVDTKMATVIGKNGHIISTIEHLLSAVYAYGIDNLKITVDADEVPVMDGSSASYCILLDEAGIAELDAPKKVMRIKKDVEIKEGEKYVKLSPSPDLNYDFTIKFPHPVIQEQAYVLKFTKESYKKEIARARTFGFLHEVQYLRSKGLALGGSLENAVVLDEKKILNPEGLRFPDEFVRHKILDAIGDMSLIGMNFIGNYEAMAGSHDLNHKLTLALLEDAENYEVIEVVGEKMRELEKAYA from the coding sequence ATGTATCAAACTACTATACAAAAGAGTGCAGAACTCGTAGGAATCGGCCTTCATAAGGGTTCTCCTGTAAAGCTCAGAATTGAACCACTTGAAGCAAACAGCGGCATCGTCTTTTATCGCAGTGATGTTGATGTGGCGATTCCTTTGAAACCGGAAAATGTAGTTGATACAAAAATGGCGACGGTAATCGGTAAGAACGGACACATTATCTCAACGATAGAACACCTGTTGTCTGCCGTCTATGCCTATGGAATAGATAATCTTAAAATAACAGTCGATGCAGATGAGGTGCCGGTAATGGATGGCAGCAGTGCTAGTTACTGCATCTTGCTGGATGAAGCAGGTATTGCCGAATTGGATGCACCCAAAAAAGTAATGCGCATTAAAAAAGATGTTGAGATCAAAGAGGGAGAAAAATATGTAAAACTCTCTCCTTCACCGGATCTCAACTATGATTTTACTATCAAGTTTCCACATCCTGTCATTCAGGAACAGGCTTATGTGCTTAAGTTCACAAAAGAGAGCTATAAAAAAGAGATAGCGCGTGCACGAACATTCGGTTTTTTACATGAAGTACAGTATCTGCGTTCAAAAGGTCTGGCTCTTGGCGGTTCTTTGGAAAATGCCGTTGTATTGGATGAAAAAAAGATCCTCAACCCTGAAGGCCTGCGTTTTCCGGATGAATTCGTTCGCCATAAAATTCTCGATGCTATCGGTGATATGAGTTTAATAGGCATGAACTTCATTGGAAATTATGAAGCAATGGCAGGCAGTCATGACCTTAATCATAAACTGACACTTGCACTTTTGGAAGATGCTGAGAATTATGAGGTTATAGAGGTCGTCGGTGAAAAAATGAGAGAGTTAGAAAAAGCGTATGCCTAA
- the thrB gene encoding homoserine kinase — translation MTISVPATSANLGPGFDTLGLAVDLRNRVEFHPSKFFSVSIKGEGENNPRLKGNNLFISIFNEHYTRLTKKKQNFKFSFYNQIPMSRGLGSSSAVIVSAVASAHEAAGIRVSKRRILNHALVYEPHPDNITPAVMGGFNVATIEKNKVFSQKKHLPDYLKAVVVIPNKQMNTAKSRTILPKSYSKENAIYNLSHTALTVAAFFNEDWEMLKLAAQDRFHQKARMKTLPELFSVQKVAYESGALMSTLSGSGSTFFSLVYDDDSAMIANRLRQKFPDFGVKVLDFDNSGLIIER, via the coding sequence GTGACAATAAGTGTACCGGCAACCTCTGCAAACCTTGGACCAGGTTTTGACACCTTGGGTCTTGCGGTTGATCTTCGCAACCGTGTGGAATTTCATCCTTCTAAATTTTTTTCTGTAAGTATAAAAGGCGAAGGCGAAAATAATCCTAGACTCAAAGGCAATAACCTTTTTATCTCTATTTTTAACGAACACTATACACGCTTGACAAAAAAGAAACAGAACTTTAAATTTAGTTTTTATAATCAGATTCCGATGTCTCGCGGGCTTGGAAGTTCATCGGCTGTGATCGTATCGGCAGTTGCATCGGCACATGAAGCGGCTGGCATCCGCGTGAGTAAGCGTCGAATTTTAAATCATGCGCTTGTCTATGAGCCGCATCCTGACAATATTACACCTGCGGTTATGGGTGGCTTCAATGTCGCTACCATTGAGAAGAACAAGGTCTTTTCTCAGAAAAAACATCTGCCTGATTATCTCAAAGCAGTGGTGGTCATTCCAAATAAACAGATGAATACAGCAAAATCCCGCACAATTCTGCCGAAATCTTACTCCAAAGAGAATGCTATCTATAATCTTTCTCATACGGCATTGACAGTTGCCGCATTTTTTAATGAAGATTGGGAAATGTTGAAGCTTGCAGCACAGGATAGATTTCATCAAAAGGCAAGAATGAAAACACTGCCGGAGCTCTTTTCGGTTCAAAAAGTTGCTTATGAGAGCGGAGCATTGATGAGTACGCTTTCAGGAAGTGGATCAACATTCTTTTCTCTTGTGTATGATGATGATTCTGCAATGATTGCGAATCGTCTGCGTCAAAAATTTCCGGATTTTGGAGTAAAAGTTTTGGATTTTGACAATTCCGGTCTCATTATAGAGCGATAA
- the infB gene encoding translation initiation factor IF-2, protein MTEKVRVHEIAKELGIASKDVLEKAKKMGLEVKSAQSVVTMEQAENIANYIINGEPAAEEKPVTVKKESKKAKSDTPKEETPTKEETVQKTKTESKKAAPKEEVSAKKEAPLEEKEAATAESKEETPATKEKPQETKKEEKSNLKVVQPSLRPAIKKSGLKIVKKKKPKVEEVYSAPQKNAAAVSSYGKLSEEARAELAKKRKTAKKEAPVSKKDQGVKLDIFGGSLSEVTMDMDDQVTLLDLNATERAPIAPEEPRKPRTPKPAGRNANKKQAPRGRKVSRDKRKKYTKEKHVDEVVTHVEIPEDIRVYEFAEKLKRPMSDIIKVLFDLGMMMTKNDFLGADEIEILSEEFGVEVTIIDPKDEFNYVEEAKADEDPNAVERPPVITIMGHVDHGKTSLLDAIRNAKVTEGEAGGITQHIGAYTVSQDGKDITFIDTPGHAAFSNMRQRGTDITDIVIIVVAADDGVKPQTLEVIKLAKESGKPIIVALNKMDKETANPDLVKGQMAEHGISPVDWGGDIEFVPVSAKTGMGIDDLLENILLTAEVLELKANPNAKAKAAVVESSLEKGRGPVATVIVQNGTLKIGDHVVCGAAYGRVKALINDMGKNIKSVAPSHTAVTVGLNEVPPAGEILMAMDSDKEAKEYALKRKEYERNKELSKSTKSSLEDMTAMIAEGKLKSLKVVLKTDVHGSLEAIKSSLSELRNEEVKIDIISSGVGGITESDVELVANSENCVLLGFNVRPTGSVKALAKQKNVDIRTYSIIYQLLDDITMMLTGMMAPKFTEENTGQAEVREVFKIPKGMVAGCIVNDGKLIRGGMVRVIRNGVVTYEGELVSLKRFKDDVEEVGNGYECGVVISGYDDVVPGDVLETFKKVEQKVSL, encoded by the coding sequence ATGACAGAAAAAGTTAGAGTACACGAAATTGCCAAAGAGCTAGGCATTGCTTCTAAGGATGTATTGGAAAAAGCAAAAAAAATGGGTCTTGAAGTCAAATCTGCACAGAGTGTAGTGACGATGGAGCAGGCTGAAAATATTGCCAATTACATCATTAACGGAGAACCTGCTGCAGAAGAGAAACCTGTAACAGTGAAAAAAGAGAGCAAAAAAGCTAAAAGTGATACTCCAAAAGAAGAGACTCCGACAAAAGAAGAAACAGTCCAGAAAACGAAAACAGAGAGTAAAAAAGCTGCACCTAAAGAGGAGGTTTCTGCAAAAAAAGAAGCTCCTTTAGAAGAAAAAGAAGCAGCGACTGCAGAATCAAAAGAGGAGACTCCTGCAACCAAAGAGAAGCCTCAAGAGACGAAAAAAGAAGAAAAAAGTAATCTCAAGGTTGTTCAGCCTTCTCTCAGACCTGCTATTAAAAAATCCGGACTGAAAATTGTCAAAAAGAAAAAGCCAAAAGTAGAAGAAGTTTACAGTGCACCTCAGAAAAATGCGGCAGCTGTTTCTTCGTATGGAAAATTGAGTGAAGAAGCGCGTGCCGAACTTGCTAAAAAGAGAAAGACCGCTAAAAAAGAGGCGCCTGTTTCGAAAAAAGACCAAGGTGTCAAGCTTGATATCTTTGGCGGTTCGCTTTCCGAAGTGACAATGGATATGGATGATCAGGTAACACTGTTAGATCTTAACGCTACAGAACGTGCACCAATAGCACCAGAAGAGCCTCGCAAGCCAAGAACACCGAAGCCGGCAGGTAGAAATGCAAATAAAAAGCAGGCGCCACGCGGAAGAAAAGTTTCTCGTGACAAGCGTAAAAAGTATACAAAAGAAAAACATGTTGATGAAGTTGTCACGCATGTAGAGATTCCTGAAGATATTCGTGTTTATGAATTTGCCGAGAAATTGAAACGTCCAATGTCTGATATCATTAAAGTTCTTTTTGATCTTGGTATGATGATGACGAAAAACGACTTTCTTGGTGCTGATGAGATTGAGATCCTTTCAGAAGAATTTGGTGTTGAAGTAACGATAATTGATCCGAAAGATGAGTTCAATTATGTCGAAGAGGCAAAAGCTGATGAAGATCCTAATGCAGTTGAACGTCCTCCTGTAATTACAATCATGGGTCATGTCGATCATGGTAAGACTTCACTGCTTGATGCAATCAGAAATGCAAAAGTAACAGAAGGTGAAGCCGGCGGTATTACGCAGCATATCGGGGCATATACAGTTAGCCAAGATGGAAAAGACATTACATTTATAGATACTCCGGGTCACGCGGCATTTTCAAATATGCGTCAGCGTGGTACTGATATTACGGATATTGTTATCATCGTTGTTGCTGCAGATGATGGTGTGAAACCACAGACACTTGAAGTTATCAAGCTTGCAAAAGAGTCTGGGAAACCGATAATTGTAGCACTCAATAAAATGGATAAAGAGACGGCAAATCCTGATCTTGTAAAAGGTCAAATGGCCGAGCACGGCATCAGCCCTGTAGATTGGGGCGGTGATATAGAATTTGTTCCGGTATCGGCAAAAACAGGCATGGGAATAGATGATCTACTTGAAAATATCCTTTTGACTGCAGAAGTTCTTGAACTCAAAGCAAATCCAAATGCAAAAGCAAAAGCAGCTGTTGTTGAGTCTTCTTTAGAAAAAGGACGTGGACCGGTTGCAACTGTAATTGTACAAAACGGAACATTGAAAATTGGTGATCATGTTGTGTGTGGTGCTGCGTACGGACGTGTGAAAGCTCTTATCAATGATATGGGTAAAAACATCAAAAGTGTTGCACCTTCTCATACGGCAGTAACGGTCGGTCTCAATGAAGTTCCGCCTGCAGGTGAGATTTTAATGGCAATGGATAGTGACAAAGAAGCCAAAGAGTATGCACTCAAACGTAAAGAGTATGAGCGTAATAAAGAACTTTCCAAATCAACGAAATCTTCATTGGAAGATATGACTGCAATGATTGCAGAAGGTAAACTCAAGTCTCTCAAAGTCGTTCTTAAAACAGATGTTCACGGTTCTCTTGAAGCTATCAAATCATCACTCTCTGAACTAAGAAATGAAGAAGTGAAAATAGACATCATCTCTAGCGGTGTCGGCGGGATTACTGAAAGTGATGTTGAACTTGTTGCAAACTCTGAAAACTGTGTACTTCTTGGATTCAATGTTCGTCCTACAGGTTCAGTCAAAGCACTTGCAAAACAGAAAAATGTAGATATCAGAACTTATTCTATCATCTATCAGCTTCTTGATGATATAACAATGATGCTCACAGGTATGATGGCACCGAAATTTACTGAAGAGAATACTGGTCAGGCGGAAGTTAGAGAAGTATTTAAAATACCTAAAGGTATGGTTGCCGGTTGTATCGTTAATGATGGTAAACTTATCCGTGGCGGTATGGTCCGTGTTATCCGTAATGGTGTTGTTACTTACGAAGGTGAACTTGTCTCACTCAAACGTTTCAAAGACGATGTTGAAGAAGTCGGAAATGGATATGAATGTGGTGTTGTTATTAGCGGCTACGATGATGTCGTTCCTGGTGATGTTCTTGAAACATTCAAAAAAGTCGAACAAAAAGTTTCATTATAA
- the rbfA gene encoding 30S ribosome-binding factor RbfA, with protein sequence MTEAQIKLKRTESLLVELIPEALTQLNDARLHGLSVIDVKCSRGRSDAKVYIDPSSYSEEERRTYMKQLRKARPIIEDFCLKDQGWYRCPKLTFEFDEQIKKSQTIEELFKKIAKDEEEV encoded by the coding sequence ATGACTGAAGCGCAGATAAAACTCAAACGAACGGAATCTCTTTTAGTTGAGCTTATTCCAGAAGCGCTCACGCAGCTTAATGATGCCAGACTTCATGGTCTGAGTGTTATCGATGTGAAGTGTTCACGTGGAAGAAGTGATGCGAAGGTTTACATTGACCCAAGCAGTTATAGTGAAGAAGAACGTCGTACTTATATGAAACAGCTTCGCAAAGCCCGTCCTATTATTGAAGATTTTTGCTTGAAGGATCAGGGTTGGTACAGATGTCCGAAACTGACATTTGAATTTGATGAACAGATCAAAAAATCGCAAACAATTGAAGAGCTGTTTAAAAAGATAGCAAAAGATGAGGAAGAAGTATAA
- a CDS encoding ribosome maturation factor produces MSLHSDIESIVKSMGLELYDTVIANEFDETIFRVSVISPEFEDAKRKSVDLDTYVELTHLLSPLLDVTPPVSGEYRLEVGSPGIERKLTTLDHFKKSIGEDVALVYGDKEKLRAKLTAVEGNKLTFENEDEKVTINFNDIKKAKTYFEW; encoded by the coding sequence ATGAGCCTGCATAGTGATATAGAATCAATCGTAAAATCAATGGGACTTGAGCTCTATGATACCGTCATTGCAAATGAGTTTGATGAAACTATTTTTCGTGTGAGCGTTATTTCACCGGAGTTTGAAGATGCCAAGCGTAAAAGTGTTGATTTAGATACTTATGTAGAACTTACGCATCTTCTCTCACCGCTTCTAGATGTAACACCGCCGGTCTCCGGAGAGTACAGACTTGAAGTCGGCAGTCCGGGAATTGAGCGAAAATTGACGACGCTTGATCATTTTAAAAAGTCAATCGGTGAAGATGTCGCTTTAGTTTATGGTGATAAAGAGAAACTTCGTGCAAAACTCACTGCAGTTGAAGGCAATAAGCTTACATTTGAAAATGAAGATGAAAAAGTTACAATTAACTTTAACGATATCAAAAAAGCAAAAACTTATTTTGAATGGTAA
- the ribD gene encoding bifunctional diaminohydroxyphosphoribosylaminopyrimidine deaminase/5-amino-6-(5-phosphoribosylamino)uracil reductase RibD, with amino-acid sequence MVIDNNFYMSLALREAWKYQGLTYPNPAVGCCVVGEHGEILGVEAHHKAGEPHAEVNALKSAYYKLTNDSYILALKESVDIHTHLLSNHNGIFKKTKLYTTLEPCSHYGKTPSCANLIAELGIEEVYIGSSDTNKIAANGTLKLSMNNCMVYSDVLKTECDALLLPFNKTLEDRFVFFKWAERLNGTTDEGTISSQSSRRQVHAMRDVCDLLVIGGGTVREDRPTLDARLVNGKAPDILILSRNKDFDRAIPLFDVPDRKVYIEDNLERIQEYKNIMIEGGSAMYTLTRGVVDYYLCYIAPSLGGNESIKFSNDKFTFLNVDKESEDIIVWMKRIENNG; translated from the coding sequence ATGGTAATCGATAATAACTTTTATATGTCTTTGGCCTTGCGTGAGGCTTGGAAATATCAAGGTCTGACATATCCAAATCCCGCTGTTGGCTGTTGTGTAGTCGGCGAGCATGGAGAGATCCTTGGAGTTGAAGCACATCACAAAGCAGGTGAACCTCATGCAGAGGTGAATGCTCTTAAATCCGCCTACTATAAACTAACGAATGACAGCTATATTTTAGCCCTCAAAGAGTCTGTCGATATCCATACGCACCTTTTAAGCAATCATAACGGTATCTTTAAAAAGACAAAACTTTACACTACACTTGAACCGTGTTCTCATTACGGTAAAACTCCTTCATGTGCCAATCTTATAGCTGAACTTGGCATTGAAGAGGTATATATAGGCTCAAGTGATACAAACAAAATAGCTGCAAACGGCACACTGAAGCTCTCTATGAACAACTGCATGGTTTACAGTGATGTGTTAAAAACGGAGTGTGATGCACTTCTCTTGCCATTTAATAAAACTTTGGAAGATAGATTTGTCTTTTTTAAATGGGCAGAGCGCTTAAACGGTACAACAGATGAGGGGACAATATCTTCTCAAAGCTCACGCAGACAAGTTCATGCCATGCGAGATGTATGCGATCTGCTTGTTATCGGCGGCGGAACCGTACGTGAGGATAGACCAACACTTGATGCACGGCTTGTCAACGGTAAAGCTCCCGATATATTGATACTCTCACGCAACAAAGATTTTGACAGAGCCATCCCGCTTTTTGATGTACCGGATAGGAAGGTTTATATAGAAGATAATTTAGAGCGAATTCAAGAGTATAAAAATATTATGATCGAGGGCGGCTCAGCTATGTACACTTTAACCCGCGGAGTTGTGGATTATTATCTCTGCTATATCGCACCGTCACTTGGCGGCAATGAAAGCATAAAATTCTCTAACGATAAGTTTACATTTTTAAATGTGGATAAAGAGAGCGAAGATATAATTGTATGGATGAAAAGGATAGAGAACAATGGCTAG
- the ubiE gene encoding bifunctional demethylmenaquinone methyltransferase/2-methoxy-6-polyprenyl-1,4-benzoquinol methylase UbiE, with the protein MASILEQEGDVKQEKIVSMFDDIAPTYDTANRVMSMGVDISWRKKACDLAFDYYGKKNIDKIADIACGTGDMMGFWQKQADKAGVTISEFVGVDPSNGMVDVARKKFPDFSYHIAKATEIPLPDASADMLSITYGIRNVVERQEAFHEFNRVLKPGGLVVILEFMKDENKNILKKMRDVYMHKILPYVGGIISKNLEAYTYLPDSIENFVTIQGMQKELENAGFEMLHTQSFSMDISTLLIARKK; encoded by the coding sequence ATGGCTAGCATTTTAGAGCAAGAGGGTGATGTAAAACAGGAGAAAATTGTCTCTATGTTTGATGATATCGCACCGACATATGACACTGCAAACAGAGTTATGAGTATGGGTGTCGATATTTCATGGAGAAAAAAGGCTTGTGATCTCGCCTTTGACTATTACGGCAAAAAGAATATTGACAAGATAGCCGACATTGCCTGTGGAACCGGTGATATGATGGGATTTTGGCAGAAACAGGCAGATAAAGCCGGTGTGACGATAAGTGAATTCGTCGGTGTCGATCCATCAAACGGTATGGTCGATGTAGCGCGTAAAAAATTTCCTGATTTTTCTTACCATATTGCAAAAGCAACGGAAATTCCATTACCTGATGCAAGTGCTGATATGCTCAGTATTACCTATGGTATTCGTAATGTTGTTGAGCGTCAGGAAGCATTTCATGAGTTCAATCGTGTACTCAAACCCGGCGGACTTGTTGTCATTTTGGAATTTATGAAAGATGAGAACAAGAACATACTCAAAAAGATGCGTGATGTATATATGCATAAAATCCTGCCGTATGTAGGCGGCATAATCTCTAAAAACCTTGAAGCATATACCTATCTTCCAGATTCGATCGAGAATTTCGTTACGATTCAGGGAATGCAAAAAGAGCTTGAAAATGCAGGTTTTGAGATGCTGCATACACAAAGTTTTTCCATGGATATCTCGACGCTTCTTATCGCCCGTAAAAAATAG